In Nocardia sp. NBC_00403, one DNA window encodes the following:
- a CDS encoding epoxide hydrolase family protein, which translates to MSNEPTAAHSAAAFPLPQTPIHVPDDVLADLRQRLALTRWPVDAGNDDWSYGIDRRYLQELVEYWRDGYDWRKAEAAINAYEHYRVEVDGVPVHFLRKAGVGPNPTPLILTHGWPWTFWHWSKVIDQLADPGAHGGDPAEAFDVIVPSFPGFGFSAPLPNNPDMNFWKVADLWHTLMTETLGHLEYAAAGCDVGALVTGQLGHKYADELIAIHIGSGQKLSLFEGERAWDVSGGRPIPEGLPDDVHDRIIEMERRFAVHLAAHVLEPSTLAVGLSDSPAGMLAWILQRWVKWSDNGGDIETVFTKDELLTHAMIFWVTNSIGTSIRTYANNNRYPWTPSHDRQPVIEAPTGITFVGYENPPGVDTDRRVQSFLDSDRADWYNHVNLTVHDHGGHFIPWEIPDLWVDDLRRTFRGRR; encoded by the coding sequence TTGAGCAACGAACCCACTGCGGCGCACAGCGCGGCCGCGTTCCCGCTGCCGCAGACGCCGATCCACGTGCCCGACGACGTGCTCGCCGATCTTCGGCAGCGCCTGGCTCTGACGCGGTGGCCGGTCGACGCGGGCAATGACGACTGGTCCTACGGCATCGATCGTCGCTACCTGCAGGAACTCGTCGAGTACTGGCGCGACGGCTACGACTGGCGCAAGGCCGAAGCCGCGATCAACGCCTACGAGCACTACCGGGTCGAGGTCGACGGCGTGCCGGTGCATTTTCTGCGCAAGGCGGGCGTCGGTCCCAACCCGACGCCGTTGATCCTCACCCACGGCTGGCCGTGGACGTTCTGGCACTGGTCCAAGGTCATCGACCAGTTGGCCGATCCGGGTGCGCACGGCGGTGATCCGGCGGAGGCGTTCGACGTGATTGTTCCGTCGTTCCCGGGCTTCGGCTTTTCCGCGCCGCTGCCGAACAACCCGGACATGAACTTCTGGAAGGTCGCCGACCTCTGGCACACCCTCATGACCGAGACTCTCGGCCACCTCGAATATGCGGCAGCGGGCTGTGACGTCGGCGCGCTGGTCACCGGTCAACTCGGGCACAAGTACGCGGACGAGCTGATTGCGATCCATATCGGGTCCGGCCAGAAACTCAGTCTGTTCGAGGGCGAGCGGGCCTGGGACGTCAGCGGCGGCCGGCCCATCCCCGAGGGGCTGCCCGACGATGTCCACGACCGGATCATCGAAATGGAGCGGCGCTTCGCCGTCCACCTCGCCGCGCATGTGCTGGAACCGAGCACGCTTGCCGTCGGGCTGTCCGACTCGCCTGCCGGAATGCTCGCCTGGATACTGCAACGCTGGGTGAAATGGAGTGACAACGGCGGCGACATCGAGACCGTCTTCACCAAGGACGAGCTGCTCACCCACGCCATGATCTTCTGGGTGACGAACTCGATCGGCACCTCGATTCGCACCTATGCCAACAATAATCGCTATCCGTGGACGCCCTCGCACGACCGGCAGCCGGTGATCGAAGCGCCGACCGGCATCACCTTCGTCGGCTACGAGAACCCACCGGGTGTCGACACCGATCGGCGCGTGCAGAGCTTCCTCGACAGCGACCGCGCCGACTGGTACAACCACGTCAACCTCACCGTCCACGACCACGGTGGTCACTTCATTCCGTGGGAAATCCCCGATCTGTGGGTCGACGATCTGCGCAGAACCTTCCGCGGCCGACGCTGA
- a CDS encoding BlaI/MecI/CopY family transcriptional regulator: protein MDRIWDRDAETTTVREIFDELAAERGIAYTTVMSTMDNLHRKGWLARERAGKAYRYWPTLTREEHSARLMLEALGSGGRSDLVLSHFVDRISADESAGLRAALRRLTSHKPPEAP, encoded by the coding sequence ATGGACCGCATCTGGGATCGGGACGCGGAGACCACGACGGTCCGCGAAATCTTCGACGAACTGGCGGCCGAACGCGGCATCGCCTACACCACGGTCATGTCGACCATGGACAACCTGCACCGCAAAGGCTGGCTGGCGCGCGAACGCGCGGGCAAGGCCTACCGCTACTGGCCGACCCTCACCCGCGAGGAGCACAGCGCGCGGCTGATGCTGGAGGCGCTCGGTTCCGGCGGCCGTTCGGATCTGGTACTCAGCCATTTCGTCGACCGGATCAGCGCCGACGAATCGGCAGGCCTGCGCGCGGCGCTACGCAGGCTGACCTCCCATAAGCCGCCCGAAGCGCCGTGA